A section of the Streptomyces sp. SCL15-4 genome encodes:
- a CDS encoding ferredoxin, whose protein sequence is MDIDIDKDVCIGAGQCALAAPGVFTQDDDGYSVLLPGRENGVTDPMVREAARACPVGAITVRERNP, encoded by the coding sequence ATCGACATCGACATCGACAAGGACGTCTGTATCGGCGCCGGGCAGTGCGCCCTGGCGGCTCCGGGCGTCTTCACCCAGGACGACGACGGCTACAGCGTCCTGCTGCCCGGCCGGGAGAACGGCGTCACCGACCCGATGGTCCGGGAGGCCGCCCGCGCCTGCCCGGTCGGCGCGATCACCGTGCGCGAGCGCAACCCCTGA
- a CDS encoding SDR family oxidoreductase → MPSAAIVTGADSGIGRATAVRLAEAGLDVGITWHTDDEGAEETAERVRAHGRRAVVTRLDLTRLPEAADTVDELCEELGRLDVLVNNAGTGTMTPYLDLTLADVRRVLDVDLVGPFLLGQRAARRMIEQGEGGRIVNVTSVHEHQPRVGAAPYCTAKGGLGLLTQVMALELAEFGITVNAVAPGEIATPMTGQEDTDVHTVRRPGVPLGRPGDAREVAAVIAFLAGPDASYVTGASWSVDGGMLRMGPQAGSHLTSDDWRRP, encoded by the coding sequence ATGCCCAGTGCAGCGATCGTCACCGGCGCGGACTCCGGCATCGGCCGCGCCACCGCCGTACGCCTGGCCGAGGCGGGTCTGGACGTCGGGATCACCTGGCACACCGACGACGAGGGCGCCGAGGAGACGGCCGAGCGGGTCCGCGCGCACGGCCGCCGCGCCGTCGTGACCCGGCTGGACCTGACCCGGCTGCCCGAGGCCGCCGACACCGTGGACGAGCTGTGCGAGGAGCTGGGCCGGCTCGACGTCCTGGTCAACAACGCCGGTACGGGCACCATGACGCCCTACCTCGACCTCACCCTGGCGGATGTGCGCCGGGTCCTGGACGTGGACCTCGTCGGCCCCTTCCTGCTCGGCCAGCGGGCCGCCCGCCGGATGATCGAGCAGGGCGAGGGCGGCCGGATCGTCAACGTCACCTCGGTGCACGAGCACCAGCCGCGGGTCGGCGCGGCCCCGTACTGCACGGCCAAGGGCGGCCTCGGCCTGCTCACCCAGGTGATGGCCCTGGAGCTGGCCGAGTTCGGCATCACGGTGAACGCGGTCGCGCCCGGCGAGATCGCCACCCCGATGACCGGCCAGGAGGACACCGACGTGCACACCGTGCGCCGCCCCGGCGTGCCGCTCGGCCGGCCCGGCGACGCCCGCGAGGTCGCCGCCGTGATCGCGTTCCTGGCGGGTCCCGACGCCTCGTACGTCACCGGCGCCTCCTGGAGCGTCGACGGCGGCATGCTGCGCATGGGCCCGCAGGCCGGATCACATCTGACCAGTGACGACTGGCGCCGGCCCTGA
- a CDS encoding nitroreductase family deazaflavin-dependent oxidoreductase — protein sequence MPLEGEYEPSPEQWVREQVELYESSGGTKGTTLLDTGLPVIVLTTRGAKSGKLRKTPLMRVEHEGRYAVVASVGGAPKHPVWYFNVKADPHVELQDGPAKRDMRAREVTGAEKAEWWERAVAAFPPYAEYQEKTSREIPVFVLETFDGDPSGES from the coding sequence ATGCCTCTTGAGGGCGAGTACGAGCCCAGCCCGGAACAGTGGGTACGCGAGCAGGTCGAGTTGTACGAGAGCTCGGGCGGGACGAAGGGCACGACACTGCTCGACACCGGACTGCCGGTGATCGTGCTGACCACCCGGGGCGCGAAGAGCGGCAAGCTCCGCAAGACGCCGCTGATGCGGGTGGAGCACGAGGGCCGGTACGCGGTGGTCGCCTCCGTCGGCGGTGCGCCCAAGCACCCGGTCTGGTACTTCAACGTCAAGGCCGACCCGCATGTCGAGCTGCAGGACGGCCCGGCGAAGCGGGACATGCGGGCCCGGGAGGTCACCGGGGCGGAGAAGGCCGAGTGGTGGGAGCGGGCGGTGGCCGCGTTCCCGCCGTACGCCGAGTACCAGGAGAAGACCTCCCGGGAGATCCCCGTCTTCGTGCTGGAAACGTTCGACGGGGACCCCTCCGGCGAGAGCTGA
- a CDS encoding pyridoxamine 5'-phosphate oxidase family protein — MTPPPARSVAQRKKDTLHRLDNDVDAWVASAGPEGAAPCLVPLPFVWDGTSLLIATAADSPTGRNLAATGRARLGIGPTRDVVLIEGTVLSVTPEDLPEEDAEVFAGKTGFDPRRLSTPYLYFRVVPQRVQAWREENELAGRDLMRAGRWLDAD, encoded by the coding sequence ATGACCCCGCCCCCCGCCCGCTCCGTCGCGCAGCGCAAGAAGGACACCCTCCACCGGCTGGACAACGACGTCGACGCCTGGGTCGCCAGCGCCGGTCCCGAGGGCGCGGCGCCTTGTCTCGTGCCGCTGCCGTTCGTGTGGGACGGCACCTCGCTGCTGATCGCCACGGCGGCCGACAGCCCCACCGGCCGCAACCTCGCGGCCACCGGCCGGGCCCGGCTGGGCATCGGGCCCACGCGGGACGTCGTCCTGATCGAGGGCACCGTCCTGTCGGTGACCCCGGAGGACCTGCCCGAGGAGGACGCCGAGGTCTTCGCCGGCAAGACCGGCTTCGATCCCCGCCGGCTGTCCACCCCCTACCTGTACTTCAGGGTCGTCCCACAGCGTGTCCAGGCCTGGCGGGAGGAGAACGAACTCGCCGGCCGCGACCTGATGCGCGCCGGCCGGTGGCTGGACGCGGACTGA
- a CDS encoding ricin-type beta-trefoil lectin domain protein, whose translation MASPRLLRRCLLAALSAALIGSAAVGPARAQSAAPAAAAVTTFSDTFDGPAGAAVDGTKWTLETGDNVNNHERQYYTSGTKNAALDGQGHLVITARKENPAGYQCWYGSCQYTSARLNTAGKFTAQYGHVEARMKIPRGQGMWPAFWMLGTPVNWPDSGEIDVMENVGFEPSTIHGTIHGPGYSGSGGIGAPYSLPNGQAFADAFHTFAVDWAPDSITWSVDGTVYQRRTPADLGGKTWVFNKPFFLILNLAVGGYWPGDPDGSTQFPQTLVVDSVSVTTSTGAAGVPIRGLAGKCVDVAGANSANGTPVQLYDCNGTGAQAWTVGSDGTLRALGKCLDVSGGGTADGTPVQLWDCNGSPAQQWALPAARDIVNPQANKCLDVAGNNSANGTRLQIWTCTGGANQKWTVG comes from the coding sequence ATGGCCTCCCCACGCCTGCTCCGCAGATGTCTGCTCGCCGCGCTGTCCGCCGCGCTGATCGGCTCCGCCGCCGTCGGCCCGGCGCGCGCCCAGAGCGCCGCTCCGGCGGCCGCGGCCGTCACCACCTTCTCCGACACCTTCGACGGGCCCGCGGGCGCGGCGGTCGACGGTACGAAGTGGACGCTGGAGACCGGCGACAACGTCAACAACCACGAGCGGCAGTACTACACCTCGGGCACGAAGAACGCGGCCCTGGACGGCCAGGGCCATCTGGTGATCACGGCCCGCAAGGAGAACCCGGCCGGGTACCAGTGCTGGTACGGCAGCTGCCAGTACACCTCGGCCCGGCTGAACACCGCCGGGAAGTTCACCGCCCAGTACGGCCATGTCGAGGCGCGCATGAAGATTCCGCGCGGGCAGGGCATGTGGCCGGCGTTCTGGATGCTCGGCACGCCCGTCAACTGGCCGGACTCGGGCGAGATCGACGTGATGGAGAACGTCGGTTTCGAACCGTCGACCATCCACGGCACCATCCACGGCCCCGGCTACTCCGGCTCGGGCGGCATCGGCGCGCCGTACTCGCTGCCGAACGGGCAGGCCTTCGCTGACGCCTTCCACACCTTCGCCGTCGACTGGGCACCCGACTCGATCACCTGGTCGGTGGACGGCACCGTCTACCAGCGCCGCACCCCCGCCGATCTGGGCGGCAAGACCTGGGTGTTCAACAAGCCGTTCTTCCTGATCCTGAACCTGGCGGTCGGCGGCTACTGGCCCGGCGACCCGGACGGTTCCACGCAGTTCCCGCAGACGCTGGTGGTGGACTCGGTGTCGGTGACCACGAGCACCGGCGCCGCCGGGGTGCCGATCCGGGGCCTGGCGGGCAAGTGCGTGGACGTGGCCGGCGCGAACTCCGCGAACGGCACCCCGGTCCAGCTCTACGACTGCAACGGCACGGGCGCGCAGGCGTGGACCGTCGGCTCGGACGGGACGCTGCGGGCGCTCGGCAAGTGCCTGGACGTCAGCGGCGGCGGAACCGCCGACGGCACCCCCGTCCAGCTGTGGGACTGCAACGGCAGCCCCGCCCAGCAGTGGGCGCTCCCGGCGGCTCGCGACATCGTCAACCCGCAGGCGAACAAGTGCCTCGACGTCGCGGGGAACAACTCGGCCAACGGGACGCGGCTGCAGATCTGGACCTGCACGGGCGGCGCCAACCAGAAGTGGACGGTCGGCTGA
- a CDS encoding PHP domain-containing protein: MEPVAALDRIAFLLERALAPTYRVRAFRTAARTLAALPGQEVAERAAAGTLESLKGVGPKTAQVVREALTGEVPGYLRRLEEEAGAPPEGPGTGLRALIRGDCHTHSDWSDGGSPIEEMGRTAAALGHAWTVLTDHSPRLTVARGLSAERLREQLAVVAELNTRWAPFRLLTGIECDILEDGSLDQEPELLERLDVVVVSVHSKLRMDARSMTRRMVAAVRDPHADVLGHCTGRLVTGRGRPESEFDADEVFAACAESGTAVEINSRPERLDPPRRLLRRAVEAGALFAVDTDAHAPGQLDWQILGCARAEECGVPPERVVTTWPAEDLLAWTREGRLPDRAPGS; encoded by the coding sequence ATGGAACCCGTCGCCGCTCTCGACCGGATCGCGTTTCTGCTGGAGCGGGCCCTCGCGCCCACCTACCGGGTACGGGCCTTCCGCACCGCCGCGCGGACGCTGGCCGCACTGCCCGGCCAGGAGGTGGCCGAGCGGGCCGCCGCCGGGACGCTGGAGTCGCTGAAGGGGGTCGGGCCGAAGACCGCGCAGGTGGTGCGGGAGGCGCTGACCGGTGAGGTGCCCGGCTATCTGCGCCGGCTGGAGGAGGAGGCCGGGGCGCCGCCCGAGGGCCCGGGGACCGGGCTGCGGGCGCTGATCCGCGGGGACTGCCACACCCACTCGGACTGGTCCGACGGGGGCAGCCCGATCGAGGAGATGGGGCGGACGGCGGCCGCGCTGGGACACGCCTGGACGGTGCTCACCGACCACTCGCCCCGGCTGACCGTGGCCCGGGGCCTGTCGGCCGAACGGCTGCGGGAGCAGCTGGCGGTGGTGGCGGAGCTGAACACGCGCTGGGCACCGTTCCGGCTGCTCACCGGCATCGAGTGCGACATCCTGGAGGACGGCTCGCTGGACCAGGAGCCGGAACTGCTGGAGCGGCTGGACGTGGTCGTGGTGTCGGTGCACTCCAAGCTGCGGATGGACGCCCGGTCCATGACCCGGCGCATGGTGGCCGCCGTCCGCGATCCGCACGCCGACGTCCTCGGGCACTGCACCGGGCGCCTGGTGACCGGCCGGGGGCGGCCGGAGTCGGAGTTCGACGCGGACGAGGTGTTCGCCGCGTGCGCCGAGTCGGGGACGGCCGTGGAGATCAACAGCCGTCCGGAGCGGCTGGACCCGCCGCGGCGGCTGCTGCGCCGGGCGGTCGAGGCGGGCGCGCTGTTCGCCGTCGACACCGACGCGCACGCGCCGGGCCAGCTGGACTGGCAGATCCTCGGCTGCGCCCGGGCCGAGGAGTGCGGGGTGCCGCCGGAGCGGGTGGTGACCACCTGGCCGGCCGAGGATCTGCTGGCCTGGACCCGCGAGGGCCGCCTCCCGGACCGCGCGCCGGGTTCCTGA
- a CDS encoding anti-sigma factor antagonist (This anti-anti-sigma factor, or anti-sigma factor antagonist, belongs to a family that includes characterized members SpoIIAA, RsbV, RsfA, and RsfB.) — protein MRHEPVSLTRQLGVYAYRGHTVLEFRGEIDLVAAEEIGPFLDRVTGRAGVRAVLDLRPVEFFDCSGLRLLYRARSRVLERGGQLHLVCTHPLTLRVIRVTGLARLLPPQPGLDAALDRPAAGGPDRTP, from the coding sequence GTGCGACACGAACCCGTATCCCTCACCCGGCAGTTGGGCGTGTACGCCTACCGCGGGCACACCGTGCTGGAGTTCCGGGGCGAGATCGACCTCGTCGCCGCGGAGGAGATCGGCCCGTTCCTCGACCGGGTCACCGGCCGGGCAGGCGTCCGGGCCGTGCTCGACCTGCGGCCGGTGGAGTTCTTCGACTGCTCGGGACTGCGGCTGCTGTACCGGGCGCGCTCCCGGGTGCTGGAACGCGGCGGGCAGCTGCACCTGGTGTGCACGCACCCGCTGACGCTGCGGGTCATCCGGGTCACCGGCCTGGCCCGCCTGCTGCCTCCGCAACCGGGCCTGGACGCGGCCCTGGACCGCCCGGCGGCCGGCGGCCCGGACCGAACGCCGTGA
- a CDS encoding cation diffusion facilitator family transporter, protein MTVLVALAANLVIAVAKGAGGVLAGSPALLSEAAHSVADSLNEVFLLAALRRSRRPADTRHPFGYGKERFFWSLLAAVGIFVMGGCFSFFQGLEALHGGAEEKFSGYVAGLIVLGVALVAEAGSLLRALHQVRRQGGGLGGLRDPALRTVVAEDGTAVLGVTLALIGMALHMVTGQVVWEASASLAIGVLLVYVAYRLGRDARDQLIGEAADPELSGRIRALLRAQPEIDSVEALFTMKLGLDSMLVAARIDLVPGLDSERVEEVADRIKRSLARTFPDAGQIFLDVTDRRPGGARESPAATGERGGA, encoded by the coding sequence ATCACCGTCCTCGTCGCGCTCGCGGCCAACCTGGTGATCGCCGTCGCGAAGGGGGCCGGCGGGGTGCTCGCCGGATCGCCGGCGCTGCTGTCGGAGGCCGCGCACTCGGTCGCCGACAGCCTCAACGAGGTCTTCCTGCTGGCCGCCCTGCGCCGCAGCCGCCGCCCGGCCGACACCCGGCACCCGTTCGGCTACGGCAAGGAGCGCTTCTTCTGGTCCCTGCTCGCCGCCGTCGGCATCTTCGTCATGGGCGGCTGCTTCTCCTTCTTCCAGGGCCTGGAGGCGCTGCACGGCGGAGCCGAGGAGAAGTTCAGCGGCTATGTGGCGGGCCTGATCGTGCTGGGCGTGGCGCTGGTCGCCGAGGCCGGCTCGCTGCTGCGGGCCCTGCACCAGGTGCGCCGGCAGGGCGGCGGCCTCGGCGGGCTGCGCGACCCCGCGCTGCGCACGGTGGTCGCCGAGGACGGCACCGCGGTCCTCGGCGTGACCCTGGCCCTGATCGGCATGGCCCTGCACATGGTGACCGGGCAGGTCGTGTGGGAGGCGTCCGCCTCGCTGGCGATCGGCGTACTGCTGGTCTACGTCGCCTACCGGCTCGGCCGCGACGCCCGCGACCAGCTCATCGGGGAGGCCGCCGACCCGGAGCTGAGCGGCAGGATCCGGGCGCTGCTGCGGGCGCAGCCGGAGATCGACAGCGTGGAGGCGCTGTTCACCATGAAGCTGGGCCTTGACTCCATGCTCGTCGCGGCCCGCATCGACCTCGTGCCGGGCCTGGACAGCGAACGCGTCGAGGAGGTCGCCGACCGTATCAAGCGGTCCCTCGCCCGGACGTTCCCCGACGCCGGCCAGATCTTTCTCGACGTCACGGACCGGCGGCCGGGCGGGGCACGGGAAAGCCCCGCCGCGACGGGGGAACGCGGCGGGGCCTGA
- a CDS encoding glutathione S-transferase family protein, with protein sequence MGGDGNSAYGHRTFTRSRSHFDDRITADGRDGWPVEPGRYRLVVSRACPWASRAVISRRLLGLEDALSLAVADPVQDDRSWRFTLDPDGRDPVLGIRFLSEAYDRREPGHPGGVSVPAVVDVPSGRLVTNDYQRLTLDLATEWTALHRPGAPDLYPAARREEIDQVMAEVYEDVNNGVYRAGFATHQREYEEACAGVFRRLEVIGERLAGRRYLVGDTLTEADIRLFTTLVRFDAVYHGHFKCNRWKLAEHPVLWAYARDLFQTPGFGDTVDFDHIKRHYYQVHTGINPTGIVPLGPDLGGWPTEHGRGELGGRPFGDGTPPGPVPPGERVATRGRPA encoded by the coding sequence ATGGGCGGCGACGGCAACAGCGCCTACGGACACCGGACGTTCACCAGGTCCCGGAGCCACTTCGACGACCGGATCACCGCCGACGGCCGGGACGGCTGGCCGGTGGAGCCGGGCCGCTACCGGCTGGTGGTCTCCCGCGCCTGTCCGTGGGCGAGCCGGGCGGTGATCTCGCGCCGGCTGCTGGGGCTGGAGGACGCGCTCTCGCTGGCGGTGGCCGATCCGGTCCAGGACGACCGCAGCTGGCGGTTCACGCTGGACCCGGACGGCCGCGACCCGGTGCTCGGCATCCGGTTCCTGAGCGAGGCGTACGACCGGCGGGAACCCGGCCACCCGGGCGGGGTCAGCGTGCCCGCGGTCGTGGACGTCCCCAGCGGGCGGCTGGTCACCAACGACTACCAGCGCCTCACCCTGGACCTGGCCACCGAGTGGACCGCCCTGCACCGCCCCGGCGCGCCGGACCTGTACCCGGCCGCCCGGCGCGAGGAGATCGACCAGGTGATGGCCGAGGTGTACGAGGACGTGAACAACGGGGTGTACCGGGCCGGGTTCGCCACGCACCAGCGGGAGTACGAGGAGGCGTGCGCGGGAGTCTTCCGGCGGCTGGAAGTGATCGGTGAGCGGCTGGCCGGGCGGCGTTATCTGGTCGGCGACACCCTCACGGAAGCGGACATCCGGCTGTTCACCACTCTCGTCCGGTTCGACGCGGTGTACCACGGCCACTTCAAGTGCAACCGCTGGAAACTGGCGGAGCATCCGGTGCTGTGGGCGTACGCCCGTGACCTGTTCCAGACGCCGGGATTCGGGGACACGGTCGACTTCGACCACATCAAGCGCCACTACTACCAGGTCCACACCGGCATCAACCCCACCGGGATCGTGCCGCTCGGCCCGGATCTCGGCGGCTGGCCGACCGAGCACGGCCGCGGGGAACTGGGCGGGCGGCCGTTCGGTGACGGCACGCCGCCGGGACCGGTGCCCCCGGGCGAACGGGTGGCCACGCGGGGCCGGCCCGCATGA
- a CDS encoding endo alpha-1,4 polygalactosaminidase, whose protein sequence is MAAALAVTVSALAGCASGGPDEEGSGKPAAVRLPPKAAGFDYQIGGAYPPPEGVRVVSRDRSDSPARGLYNICYVNAFQAQPAERSSWPADLLLRDARGRLVVDEDWDEPLLDIRTPAKRDRVAKRVNGWIDGCADKGFDAVEPDNYDSYTRSDGLLDPADATAFMALLSRHAHARHLAVAQKNTAELAGQRGRAGLDFAVAEECGQYDECGVYAKAFGDRVVDIEYTDHGLEAARARWGGRLSIVRRDRDVSTPGSAAYVRAVR, encoded by the coding sequence TTGGCAGCGGCCCTGGCCGTCACGGTGTCGGCGCTGGCCGGCTGCGCCTCCGGCGGCCCGGACGAAGAGGGTTCCGGCAAGCCCGCCGCGGTGCGGCTGCCCCCGAAGGCCGCGGGTTTCGACTACCAGATCGGCGGCGCCTACCCCCCGCCCGAGGGCGTGCGCGTGGTCAGCCGCGACCGTTCCGACTCCCCCGCCCGTGGCCTGTACAACATCTGCTACGTCAACGCGTTCCAGGCGCAGCCCGCCGAGCGCTCCTCCTGGCCGGCCGATCTGCTGCTGCGCGACGCGCGCGGCAGGCTCGTCGTCGACGAGGACTGGGACGAGCCGTTGCTGGACATCCGCACGCCGGCCAAGCGTGACCGGGTGGCGAAGCGGGTGAACGGCTGGATCGACGGCTGCGCGGACAAGGGCTTCGACGCCGTCGAACCCGACAACTACGACAGCTACACCCGCTCCGACGGGCTGCTCGACCCGGCCGACGCGACCGCGTTCATGGCGCTGCTGTCCCGGCACGCGCACGCCCGGCACCTGGCCGTGGCGCAGAAGAACACCGCGGAACTGGCCGGGCAGCGCGGGCGGGCCGGGCTGGACTTCGCGGTGGCGGAGGAGTGCGGTCAGTACGACGAGTGCGGGGTGTACGCCAAGGCGTTCGGCGACCGGGTGGTGGACATCGAGTACACCGACCACGGCCTGGAGGCGGCCCGCGCCCGCTGGGGCGGGCGGCTGAGCATCGTCCGCCGGGACCGGGACGTGTCCACCCCGGGCAGCGCGGCCTACGTCCGCGCCGTGCGGTAG
- a CDS encoding DUF4235 domain-containing protein: MAKKDKHKKNKLPLVYQPFGFALSWAGGALAGVAFRKAWKAIRHEDDAPDALDPDRSWSEILLAAAVQGAIFAVVRSAVDRTGAKAIARSTGVWPATDKNGRD; the protein is encoded by the coding sequence ATGGCCAAGAAAGACAAGCACAAGAAGAACAAGCTCCCGCTCGTGTACCAGCCGTTCGGGTTCGCGCTCAGCTGGGCGGGCGGCGCGCTGGCCGGGGTGGCGTTCCGCAAGGCGTGGAAGGCGATCCGGCACGAGGACGACGCGCCCGACGCGCTGGACCCGGACCGCAGCTGGAGCGAGATCCTGCTGGCGGCGGCGGTACAGGGGGCGATCTTCGCGGTGGTCCGCAGCGCCGTGGACCGCACCGGCGCGAAGGCCATCGCCCGCTCGACGGGAGTCTGGCCGGCAACGGACAAGAACGGCCGTGACTGA
- a CDS encoding cytochrome P450, whose amino-acid sequence MTELTDTTGPAAAAEPVAFPQDRTCPYHPPTGYDPLRDGRPLSRVTLYDGREVWMVTAQATARALLADPRLSTDRRRDGFPVPTPRFEAGRYRKLALLGLDDPEHHQQRRMLIPSFTVKRATTQRPWIQRIVDELLDAMIERGPTADLVSAFALPVPSMVICELLGVPYADHEFFEEQSRRLLRGPTGADTTDARDRLERYLGDLIDAKAKEAEPGDGILDDLVHHRLRQGELEREDVVSLAVILLVAGHETTANMISLGTYTLLQHPDRLAELRADPTLLPAVVEELLRMLSIAEGLQRIALEDIEIDGTTIRAGDGVLFATSVINRDTAVFDGPDDLDFHRADRHHVAFGFGIHQCLGQNLARAELEIALGSLFTRLPGLRLAVPAKEIPFKPGDTIQGMLELPVTW is encoded by the coding sequence ATGACGGAACTGACGGACACCACCGGCCCGGCTGCCGCGGCCGAACCCGTCGCTTTCCCCCAGGACCGCACCTGTCCCTACCACCCCCCCACCGGATACGACCCGCTGCGCGACGGGCGACCCCTGTCCCGCGTCACCCTCTACGACGGCCGCGAGGTCTGGATGGTCACCGCGCAGGCGACCGCCCGCGCCCTGCTCGCCGATCCCCGGCTGTCCACCGACCGCCGCCGCGACGGCTTCCCCGTGCCCACGCCCCGCTTCGAGGCCGGCCGCTACCGCAAGCTGGCCCTGCTCGGGCTGGACGACCCCGAGCACCACCAGCAGCGCCGGATGCTGATCCCGTCGTTCACCGTCAAACGCGCCACCACACAGCGCCCCTGGATCCAGCGGATCGTGGACGAACTGCTGGACGCGATGATCGAGCGGGGGCCGACCGCCGACCTGGTCTCCGCCTTCGCGCTGCCCGTCCCGTCCATGGTCATCTGCGAACTGCTCGGCGTGCCCTACGCCGACCACGAGTTCTTCGAGGAGCAGTCCCGCCGGCTGCTGCGCGGCCCGACCGGCGCCGACACCACGGACGCCCGGGACCGGCTGGAGCGCTACCTCGGCGACCTGATCGACGCCAAGGCCAAGGAGGCCGAGCCCGGCGACGGCATCCTCGACGACCTCGTCCACCACCGGCTCCGGCAGGGGGAGCTGGAGCGCGAGGACGTGGTGTCGCTCGCCGTCATCCTGCTGGTCGCCGGGCACGAGACGACCGCCAACATGATCTCCCTGGGCACCTACACCCTGCTCCAGCACCCCGACCGGCTGGCCGAGCTGCGTGCCGATCCCACGCTGCTGCCCGCCGTCGTGGAGGAGCTGCTGCGGATGCTGTCCATCGCCGAGGGGCTGCAACGGATCGCGCTGGAGGACATCGAGATCGACGGCACCACCATCCGGGCCGGCGACGGCGTGCTGTTCGCGACCTCCGTCATCAACCGGGACACGGCCGTCTTCGACGGCCCGGACGACCTGGACTTCCACCGTGCCGACCGCCACCACGTGGCGTTCGGCTTCGGCATCCACCAGTGCCTGGGCCAGAACCTGGCCCGGGCGGAACTGGAGATCGCCCTCGGCAGCCTGTTCACCCGACTGCCCGGGCTGCGTCTGGCCGTCCCGGCAAAGGAGATTCCCTTCAAACCGGGCGACACGATCCAGGGGATGCTGGAACTCCCCGTGACCTGGTAA